ACACCTGCAGATTTTTACAGCTAggatttgcttgtgttttatttgctgtgaTTAGAACTTACAGAAGTGTCTGTTTTGCAATGGTCCTGTTATTGGGAGAATATAGTAGATACGATGAGCAATTTGTATTGCCAGCCTAAGGCCAGTGCTTGTGAACACCGTAGGTGGGCTGCACTGAACTGAAAAGTCTACCTTTTATACTGACCAGATGTTTCTGTTGAAAACAATCTGATCAAATGCCCTGTTGATGAAAGAGTACTGCagtagtgttttattttcacagtcAGTTTGGTCGCCTATGTGGTCCTGTGGCAATAGTATTATGATTTAGTGAGTATATAATATAGTGCCGAAACAGAATTTAGAAATTACTGTATcaaaaggaaaccaatgcataaatgtCATCTGAAATAAATGACACATTTACTGTGTGGgagtgtttttctcctttttatatgtgtgtgtgtgtgtgtgtgtgtgcgtgtgtacacACCCTGGAGTgcttattgtgcttataaaatgggttaactaactaaatttgaaaaaaataagtaacgttttttaattgtcagtttttattaaatatccatCCGCCTAAAAGTGAGCTAAGAACTGagataagtgcaaggtattttagtgtccgaatacatgtcaaaaaatatttgtttggatatttgtcccagcacttgtatatttttatttatttattatttttttgcagccTACATCCCAGTCCTACACAGGAGCAAACCTGTTCTCAGATTCGTCAGTTAACTGTGGTCCTATAATCTCTGATGTCACAGATCTTCCACAGCTCAGTCCCTCTGCTTCCCCGAATGACCAGACAGAGGATGAGTGAGTACTGGAAACACAGCACAGAACCTACCAGTACATTTTAAGGCCGGTATATACAGCCAGTTGCCAGCCTTTTGTAAAAACTCCAACTTGACGAGTGTTAAATGATGTTCTCTGTTAAATTGAATGAgaaaacactggaacaaacatTTGAATGTTAAACAAGCACTGCATGAAATCAACCAACAAAGGGGGCCgtattcttttatataacagAAGAATACATCATGTCAAGAAGAAACTGCATACATTACTTCTAAAATAGGTAGTTTGAGATACTGGGTTTATTCTACTCctcagatctgtgtttactgtaatATGATACATTATTCAAATATGATAAAACAACATTTCTGTCAGCAGTAGAATAAGACAGTATCTCCAGTGCTTTAAGATGACTGTTTGACTCCATTAGCAGCACCAGTCCCGCAGTCCTCATAAAGGAGGAGCCCCTGAGCCCTGACGTGGAGCTCATCGCTGTGGACGAGACTCCTGTCTCTCCTACCACCTTTATCGACTCTCTCCTCGAGGACAGCGAGGCCAGTGGTGCCAGTGCTGGCTCCAGCTCAGCTCCAGCCCGGGATGGGGAGAGGTGTCTAAGCCTGGCCTGTGTGGACAAGTGAGTATTGCAGAGAATTACAGGTATTCGGGTTCTTTATATACAATAGTCTTGTAATTACCCCACTTTACACTGCTAGCAAAAGAGAAATTCAAACCTGTGTAGGTAAGTAGAGCCAATGGACTTGTTCGTCAAGTTGTAAGTTTATAAAGAACAgttgaaaatgttatttgttttcctAAATTGATGACCTATTAATTTTTACATGCTTAATCATCCTACCCATATCCTGTACCAGTTCTGCAGTGGTTCATGAGtattaattttgtttcattaaagCCCAGACTTCACCCTGCCCAATCAAATCTGAGCTTTCAGATCATGCTGTAAAAGTCTTGTGCGTCTTTGTCAAACTGGAGAATCCATTTGTAATGCTAGTAATGTGTGAGCTGTGCGAGTATCAGCAGTATTGGGCTCCTCCTAGTTCCTATTTCTGTTTGTATCTTTCAGTTTGCGTCGATCTCCGCAGATGTCCGAGGTCACTTGTGTTTTCCCCAGTCCCTCTTCCTCTCTTCATCTGGGACCAGAACAAGGGTTAGCATTTCCCATACGTGCTGTCCTCACAGCAAGGGTTAGCATTTCCCATATACGCTGTCCCCAGAACAAGGGTTAGCATTTCCCATACGTGCTGTCCTCACAGCAAGGGTTAGCATTTCTCATAGGAGCTGTCCCCAGAACAAGGGTTAGCATTTCTCATAGGAGCTGTCCCCACAGCAAGGGTTAGCATTTCTCATAGGAGCGGTCCCCAGAACAAGGGTTAGCATTTCCCATACGTGCTGTCCCCAGAACAAGGGTTAGCATTTCCCATACGACCTGTCCCCACAGCAAGAGTTAGCATTTCCCATATACGCTGTCCCCAGAACAAGGGTTAGCATTTCCAATACGTGCTGTCCTCTCGCAAGGGTTAGCATTTCCCACATACGCTGTCCCCAGAACAAGGGTTAGCATTTCCCATACGACCTGTCCTCACAGCAAGGGTTAGCATTTCTCTTAGGAGCTGTCCTCACAGCAAGGGTTAGCATTTCTCTTAGGAGCTGTCCTCACGGCAAGGGTTAGCATTTCTCATAGGAGCTGTCCTCACAGCAAGGGTTAGCATTTCTCTTAGGAGCTGTCCTCACAGCAAGGGTTAGCATTTCCCATACGCGCTGTCCTCACAGCAAGGGTTAGCATTTCCCATATACGCTGTCCCCAGAAGAAGGGTTAGCATTTCTCATAGGAGCTGTCCCCACAGCAAGGGTTAGCATTTCTCTTAGGAGCTGTCCTCACAGCAAGGGTTAGCATTTCTCTTAGGAGCTGTCCTCACAGCAAGGGTTAGCATTTCTCATAGGAGCTGTCCTCACAGCAAGGGTTAGCATTTCCCATATACGCTGTCCCCAGAAGAAGGGTTAGCATTTTCCATATTACCTGTCCCCACAGCAAGGGTTAGCATTTCCCATATGCGCTGTCCCCAGAACAAGGGTTAGCATTTCCCATACGCGCTGTCCCCAGAACAAGGGTTAGCATTTCCCATACGCGCTGTCCCCAGAACAAGGGTTAGCATTTCCCATACGCGCTGTCCCCAGAACAAGGGTTAGCATTTCCCATACGCGCTGTCCTCACAGCAAGGGTTAGCATTTCCCAGATACGCTGTCCCCAGAACAAGGGTTAGCATTTCCCATACAACCTGTCCCCACAGCAAGGGTTAGCATTTCCCATATGCGCTGTCCCCAGAACAAGGGTTAGCATTTTCCATACGCGCTGTCCTCTCGCAAGGGTTAGCATTTCCCATATACGCTGTCCCCAGAAGAAGGGTTAGCATTTCTCATAGGAGCTGTCCCCACAGCAAGGGTTAGCATTTCTCTTAGGAGCTGTCCTCACAGCAAGGGTTAGCATTTCTCTTAGGAGCTGTCCTCACAGCAAGGGTTAGCATTTCTCTTAGGAGCTGTCCTCACAGCAACGGTTAGCATTTCTCTTAGGAGCTGTCCTCACAGCAAGGGTTAGCATTTCTCATAGGAGCTGTCCTCACAGCAAGGGTTAGCATTTCTCATAGGAGCTGTCCTCACAGCAAGGGTTAGCATTTCTCATAGGAGCTGTCCTAACAGCAAGGGTTAGCATTTCTCATACAAGCTGTCCTGACAGCAAGGGTTAGCATTTCTCTTAGGAGCTGTCCTCACAGCAAGGGTTAGCATTTCTCATAGGAGCTGTCCTCACAGCAAGGGTTAGCATTTCTCATACAAGCTGTGCTCACAGCAAGGGTTAGCATTTCTCATAGGAGCTGTACCCAGAGCGCCTAGCACTGTGCTGGAAGACTGAGACAACTCCCTGCTACAACATACCTATAACCCTGCATCAACTGCGAAAATTCAGTTGTCAAAACATGACCATTGATGGGGTGCTAAAATGAGAAACTTGGGGGTCAGCTTAATCTTTGGGCTACATGTTCGGAATATTACCAAGTTGTCCTTTTTCCATCTAAAAACATTGCTCGGCTGTGCCCTGTCTTGTCGctgtctgctgcagaaaagcttgtACATGTGTTTGTATCCTCCAGGCTTGAGTATTGTAATGCCTTACTTACTGGGGTGTCAAAGAATACCCTTGAAAAGCtccagtatgttcagaattctgcAGCTAGGGTGCTGAGGAGGTCTCGCTCTGGTGGTCGCATAACTCccatactgaaatcattacactgGTTACTGGTCAAATACCGCATTGACTACAAAGTACTACcctcatagtttgcctttctaaaattataaaccagtggttctctgttttcgttatttgaaaagactaaatcaaggcatgcctcccctctagttggtgctttgacaaattgcgttaggcagcagtcatttgtcatttccaccatttcagtttcatctgtcgtgctcctcaccgggttttcccattttatatggaggaagttgaaatcccccattaatatggcttttCCTTTGCTTCACGCATTTTTACTGTCATCGTATAACACATTAATTTGCTTGTTCCCTGAATTTGGCGGTCtgtagcatgcccctattattatgccctttaaattcttgtccattattctgaccccaTATTGATTCTGAGttgtttttcttccagatttaacactgcttcaaaactttttttgatgtatagcgctacccctccacctcttctgtcctgcctgtctttcctgtacagtgtatacccactagtATTATATTGGCCTCCgtcactctcggataaccaagtttctgcaACACCGATCACATTATAATTACTCGTTAGTGCAACTTGAAACTTTGTAGTGAAGTTATTCCACTCATTGTGAGAGTAGATCACTGGGACATACTGGACATTGTGATCATCTCTTACTCACCACTGCCCTTTTTAATTCCAGGAATGACCTTTCTGAACATTTAGAAACCATTGATTCCAATTTGGAAAACCTGCAGACAATCTTGACGGGACAGTCCATCAGCTTTGATTCCTCTCCTCTTTTTGATGTGAGTATGAGGAACAACTGTGTGGATTTCTTTCTTCAAGTTCTCTGACTGCTTCCTCTACAAGTGTTTTGTCTGGGTCATTATCACCTGAACGTAATCCATCTCCCTGGTAACAGAGTGGCAGTGTATCCATTGTATCTTTCTGGTAATATAGTGGAGGTAAGTTCATTGTATCTCCCTGGTAATAGAGTGGCAGTGTATTCATTGTATCTCTGGTAATATAGTGGAGGTAAGTTCATTGTATCTCCCTGGTAATACAGTGGAGGTAAGTTCATTGTATCTCTCTGGTTATACAGTGACAGTGTGTTTATGTATATCATTTTCCATGCAGTGGCTGTGCAGTGTGTCATGCTGACCTGCTGATTTTGTGTTGCTATTGAAGGCTGAATCTTGGGAACCACTTGTTTGATGTACCTGGGCATTTGCTCTGACATGTCGTGGATGTCGGATATGGTGACCTGTCTACTTTCCTCTGGTGCTGTTCTGATAGCTGTTTGTATCATTGCTAGGGGGTTGGTAGGTTTGATACACCTGTAGAATAATACACGTCTGATTGTTTTTCAGCTGTTTGCCTCATCCCTCTCATCTACTGATTTTAACCTGCCAGATCTGGACACCAGCCTTGCAGGTGTAAGTTATGTTTAGTCTTGTATTTATCTTCTATAAGCTCTGggatttcagctttttatttgcTGGCACAGTCTGCAAGTTTTGAAAAGTAATGTTTGCATGCATCCAGATCGGCCCTTAATTCTcagacttgtatttattttttgtatccttACGTTGCTGAAAAGAAGATGTAAAGACTTGCGTCATAGTAATAGTTTCTGCTCAAACATTACAGTAAGTAATGCAGGCCAGTCTATTTGAATCcttgcatgtgttttgttttatgctaaaGATCCAGGAATTGCTGACACAGGATCAGAAGTTCATAGATACAGCTGCAAACTCCTCTGACACTGGTAGGTTATGGGCATGTTTGTATAATCATACATATACTCTGCATGTCTCTGTTCTCATATGCATTGTGTATTATATCATAGAGTAAAACCACAAACCAAGCTAAACTCCTTAGTTGATCTTGGATCACACAAAAGTGTTTTTTGCATGGGCATTACAACAAGGTTAAGTTGTCAGTGGCCCTTCTTGCGCCCTCTTGTGATAAAAGTAATGCTGCACACGCAGATGCAGAGACCGGTTTCAGCTAGTCAATGGCACAGCTATGAGAGCCCATACCTGGTAGTGTGAAGAATTCACCAGCTTCCTTTTGGACTTTTGATTTTCCTGTGCTTTTGATTTAGTCAATGCTGGTGCAGTGTTAGCTGAATAGTTAATCACCGTAGTTGAGTACGAGAGTCAGATTTAGCAGGCTATTTGAAAAGGAAATGTATCCCATTCCATCCCATATTTATTCTCCACCCTTGCAAATATATGTGTTTGTAAATGCAGGGAAACAGCTGGTTCAGTATACAGCCCAGCCAGTGTTCCTGCTTGACCCCAGCAGTGCCGATGAGGGAAGCGCAGACCTGCCTAACTTGTTTGAATTGGATGATGACAACTCTTACTTTGGAGCTGGAGACGACTCTGAGGATCCCACCATCTCTCTGCTTTCAAACACCACCTACCAGTCAAAAACCAAGGACCCTTAGCCTGAAAGTTTGCCACTTCTGCAactgtgctttatttttcagtgtaaaatgACAAGTCTATTACATTTGTGGGTTTATATTTGAGATTTTCTCATGTGATCTTTCTCTGGATCGCCTTGAACTCAAGGATATCTCCCAGAGATGTTCCAGCAGTTTGAAAATAACAAGGATTCCAGACTCAATGCTAGTTCTGCTGGTTAATCTGATGTAGCATTGAGAACTATGTACATTGCTGCTGAAACGTTTGATTATTCAGGAGTGTTTCAGACTGGAATAGTTTCTTCTGATAGAGCACCAATGTTTTGTAGTTGATAATGAACTAATATTAACCTACAGAAAGATACTTTGGTCATggaaaaactaaacattttgacagtaGAAACGAAACCTGTTAAATCCTACGTCTAAGTGACAGATGGCAGGGTGTATCTGTAAGATTGTACAGAATTGACTGCTGTGTGCATTTCCATCTTTGTTTTCTCTTTGGTGGGTCGGAGGGCAATGGAAGTAGACAAGACTTGGCGTCGTCTCTTGTGACTGGCTGAGAGGAAAAGTAAACCCATACTCACTGTGTGCCAGTCCAATTCAGTCATGCTTTACCTGGAGCTAGTCTTTGGTAAAAGACTgagtcatttttaaatgctgcttttACTGAAAGCTGCACACCATCCCTGGATCACACCAGCCTACATGTGTAATATAAGGTTTTCTGCAAACCTTCAGTAAATCTCTGGTTATGTAAGTGAAACCTGTTTTTGAGCACcggcaagactttttttttttttttttttttttatttttttttttttttttttttttattatccttcttttttttttttttaaactgccagGTTGTTTTGCCACTCAAAAGCATGCCTGTGTATTGCACTACAGCCACAAGCATTTAACACTGTTACCGGAGAGGAAGGCACTTCCTGCTTAAACATCATGTAAACTTAGGGTTTGCTTAGATAGCTTAACAACCACATTTAAAGAGAAATGAAATTGCAAACCATACTGCGTAAGAAACCTGCAGTAGGAGAGCACAGACAGCCAGGTTTCCCTTCGTTAGGTTGGTTCTGTCCACAGTCAGCCATtgtcaaacacacacatttaaagagtgacagtgctttttaaatgttaaatactttACAAAGATAGTTGTAGGGGTAAGGTAACTGCTATTTCAACAAGCATAAAGCAAGTTTATATATTTCTCTAATATATAATCTCTGCATGCATGTGTACAGCAGGCAGCTTTGATACTGTTGCTTTCTTTAATACAGGAGGGAAATcctaaagtaaaaataacattttaataagggggaaaaaaacggACTGCATTTGTGAGTGTCTTATGCTATTGTGATGTTATTTGTATATTGACACTTTAAATTGTtaatagtgaaaatgtattttagatttttaCATAAGATGTTCACACAATATACTTGGCTTTCTGTGgttgaaagttttatttttgtaatatgtgTTTGAACTTAGTTATGGTTCTGTGTTCAGAACTTGAGAAAGAAGAGTAAAAGGAAACCTTgcttgtttgaaataaataacctCAAAGAAAGTCCAAACCTGGTTGCCAAATAGGCTGGGTCCTGTCCATTATTCTGTTGAGGGTTGACATGGGTGGGAGATGCATCCAGTGAAACAGTTCAGTCAGGAGGATATTTGTGGGTAATATCTGGcattttcagtgtatttttcatttttcatgggAAACGGTATTAATGCTTTGATGTAAGGCAGAGTTGCAATTGTTTCTTACATGTTTTTGAAAAGCACGCATTCCAGCTGTTTTAGTGGGGGGTAAATGGGAAGTGGACTCCTTGTTTTCTGGCTGTGAGGTCAAAGTATAAAGAAGGTTCTTTAGGTAGCACAATGTTGTGTGTGACCATATTATTAACCCTTCACTGCCAAGGATTAAGaatatgttcccatacctattttaatgcatattttcCCAATATGTTAAGCATTAAGATATATTTAATATGAAATGTGGTCACCAGGTGCACATATCACAATGCAGCTCTAAAGACTAAGTAGATTACATTGCTGAGGGAACACCTACTTTCATTTTGTATCACTGGCAATGCAGAGTTGGTGGTCATTAGATGCCACTAGTTCTTACCACTTGGAACACACTAGTTTTAGCAAATCATTAGTAATGTTAACAATTCTCTAAGGTCTCTCTCAAATATGGTCATCATAACCGTATTTTTCAGACCTTACACTGCAacttttttatagtttaaaaatatcaaattatttaaacttGGGTTACTTTTTACGTgaatgactcttttttttttagtaacttaTGATATAGAATGAAAGAACGCAGAGCATTGAGAGCCATGTTTCTTCAGTTAAGTACATGTAGATGTTGACTGGACTTCAGCATAGTATCCAAATTCAACTTTGGCTGTAGTGTGTGCTTTTACCGATCCAGCATGTCACACTATAGAAAGAACTGTGATAATGAAAGCATCCTGCTTCAAAAGCCAAAGTAGAGAGGAACCCAAACCCTGAGCATTAAAATGCAAGGCATTATCTTTCAgtattctgttgtttatttcacataaatgcatttcatgtaaatccagtgtttgttttttttgatcaCGACTTGCCTTTTATATATTTAGATGTTGCAAAGCCTGTTAACCTGTAATGCCTGCAGATGTTCATAAGTTAAAGCTGTATTATTTTCCTGTTGATGCATTTTACCTTTAACCTCTTCCTCTAAGCTGATAATAACCCATGTTGTTTTAACAACTACTTTCTTGCCAAAGGTCAAAAAACAGcttttctatctatctatatctatctatctatctatctatctatctatctatctatctatctatctatctatctatctagttgTAGTCATAAGTTTACCCAATgaaaatttataattttataggaacaatattttgtagcaaaagttttgcgtTTTGTGTATGAGGAAAAAGCTACAAGAAATAGAAGTCTGCAATTattcatttcaggtttttttttttttttttttttttttttttgcaaaactctaaaaatcttcaaattcaaaagtattcataccttgacaaggaaaattaaactaataattagTTGAGGCAGCTTTAGCAATAACAACCTCTTTTAAACAGTTAGGATATTTATCAATGAgctttggcatgattctttagtattgtttgaccattcttcaatgcaaaattgttccagttcattcaaattctgaggacttctcttgtgcacagccatcttcaactcataccaaagattctcaaccGGATTTCAATCTGGACTTTGActcggccattccagaaccttgctTTCATGcttctttaatcattctgaagtaTATtgtgatgtgtgctttggatcgttgctgtgttggaacgtccagttgcgcttttaaccaagttttgtagcagagggtttcagatgattagttaatatcttttggtatgcatACCATGTATTGGAATAGaatgtcctgtgccattagaggaagaAACCGCTCCATacaaggatattaccacctccacaCTTGACGGTaggtatggtgtttttttctttgtacgcctcaccagactatcagcatgaccaaatagctcttgttttttttgtttcgtcACAccataaaacctttgaccagaactcctaTCCActattcaaatgctgttttgcaaactttaagcgattgtccttgtgacgttttcccaagagtggctttttccttggcctgtgaccattgagacttccaccatgcaatactcgacctatggttgaaatggaaaccccagtcccacttatAACAAATTTACTTTGAATGTCTTTGGCAATCAATCTGGGATTGTTCTTAACcgtcctcacaattcttctacttgttcttggtgaaagaactcTTCCAGATTGAGGGAGCATTTTGGCAATACCacaagtcttgtacttcttgataatagaaacaacagttgaaattgtgatgctcaaatgcttggaaatcttcttgtatcctccAGCTTTATggtaataaatcattttctgcctagggtcttcagatagctctttactacCAGCATTTTCTGAACTTTTCTAGAAAAtataggttctgcattatcatactgaaatttcAAGCAAGCTGTagatcatagcatcaaagggtatgaatactttgaattagcatttttggagttttgcaaaacaattcctgaaataattaattgtagacatccctatttcttgtaactttttttcctcatccacaaacacaaaaattttgctacaaaagatttttaaaaaaagagaaatttctagaaattaagtTTCTGTTGTTTATTCAAGCTTTATTTATACTTCACTATGTTTAGAACACTTTCTCAAATAAATGCATAAGCGTAATTGAAGATAATGTAATAGCACTGTGAAAGCTGTTATTGTTCAATAAGGTGAAAGATAACCGTATCAAGGAAGTACCATTCCTTTATCatctttatattaaaatgattaactCAATTTAGCATTGGCCTTGGATTACCTAAAATAACATATGGTCGTCCAAGATgtactgtgaaaccagccattgaTCTCGtcagttttgtaaatgtttggtttttttgcccTTGATAAGTGATTGGCGTTTTCCTGCTGTCGCTCACCCAGTTTTCCTCTGAGGGTTTTCCTTGCCTAACTGAAATATTATACCAGAGCATACAGTATTTCAACACCTACTTTCCTTCCTGAATAAATCCATGATATTTGACATGGTTTGGGAGGTGGAATAGACCTCAAGATACTTCCGAGGGTTGGGAAACTTTTCTGATTAACAGTGTTTATAACTGTTCTGTAACTTGGAGTTTAGTACGtgggtctatagcatgctcctattattatgccctttgaatttttgttcgttattctgacccatatcgattcggctttattttctttgtccaggtttaacaccttgGCTTCAAGACTGAtgcttatgtatagcgctacccctcctcctcttctgtcctgtctgtctttcctatacagtgtatactacaaacattatattcgtccccatcactctcactcaaccaagtttctgtaatacCTATCACATCAAAGTtatttgttagtgcagtagcttcaagttctaaaattttatttctgatacttctagcatttagataaatacatttaacggttgtcttacctgagttgttgtccttgttttgatgcggtttcccttctgtttttttgttgatttctccccccttcctttctagtttaaatgcttctgaacctgctcaaggatcttttctccaagtagactggttcccttgttatttaagtgcagtccgtcccgtctatacagatagtccttgttgtagaatgtggtccaatgatcaagataggtgaagccttctcgtgtgcaccacatcttcagccaaaatgcatttagattaattatttccagctgtccatatggtccttcaCAAGGTttcggtagtataccagaaaataccacagttttggtcttgtcttttaatttccttcctagctctctgaatttgttttgcagggattttggtctgtctcttccaatgttgtttgtacagatgtggacaactactaccgg
This Polyodon spathula isolate WHYD16114869_AA chromosome 3, ASM1765450v1, whole genome shotgun sequence DNA region includes the following protein-coding sequences:
- the LOC121313710 gene encoding heat shock factor protein 1-like isoform X2 yields the protein MDMDLQSGGAGPVSGGILGSGSNVPAFLTKLWTLVEDPDTDPLICWSPSGNSFHVFDQGRFAKEVLPKYFKHNNMASFVRQLNMYGFRKVVHIEQGGLVKPEKDDTEFQHAYFIRGQELLLENIKRKVTNVSNIKHEDLKIRQDDVSKLLTDVHIMRGKQEGMDSKLISMKHENKALWREVASLRQKHAQQQKVVNKLIQFLISLVQSNRVLGMKRKIPLMLNDSSSAHSMPKYSRQYSLEPLQGSPAFSPTSQSYTGANLFSDSSVNCGPIISDVTDLPQLSPSASPNDQTEDDTSPAVLIKEEPLSPDVELIAVDETPVSPTTFIDSLLEDSEASGASAGSSSAPARDGERCLSLACVDNLRRSPQMSEVTCVFPSPSSSLHLGPEQGNDLSEHLETIDSNLENLQTILTGQSISFDSSPLFDLFASSLSSTDFNLPDLDTSLAGIQELLTQDQKFIDTAANSSDTGKQLVQYTAQPVFLLDPSSADEGSADLPNLFELDDDNSYFGAGDDSEDPTISLLSNTTYQSKTKDP
- the LOC121313710 gene encoding heat shock factor protein 1-like isoform X4; this translates as MDMDLQSGGAGPVSGGILGSGSNVPAFLTKLWTLVEDPDTDPLICWSPSGNSFHVFDQGRFAKEVLPKYFKHNNMASFVRQLNMYGFRKVVHIEQGGLVKPEKDDTEFQHAYFIRGQELLLENIKRKVTNVSNIKHEDLKIRQDDVSKLLTDVHIMRGKQEGMDSKLISMKHENKALWREVASLRQKHAQQQKVVNKLIQFLISLVQSNRVLGMKRKIPLMLNDSSSAHSMPKYSRQYSLEPLQGSPAFSPTSQSYTGANLFSDSSVNCGPIISDVTDLPQLSPSASPNDQTEDDTSPAVLIKEEPLSPDVELIAVDETPVSPTTFIDSLLEDSEASGASAGSSSAPARDGERCLSLACVDKNDLSEHLETIDSNLENLQTILTGQSISFDSSPLFDLFASSLSSTDFNLPDLDTSLAGIQELLTQDQKFIDTAANSSDTGKQLVQYTAQPVFLLDPSSADEGSADLPNLFELDDDNSYFGAGDDSEDPTISLLSNTTYQSKTKDP
- the LOC121313710 gene encoding heat shock factor protein 1-like isoform X1, coding for MDMDLQSGGAGPVSGGILGSGSNVPAFLTKLWTLVEDPDTDPLICWSPSGNSFHVFDQGRFAKEVLPKYFKHNNMASFVRQLNMYGFRKVVHIEQGGLVKPEKDDTEFQHAYFIRGQELLLENIKRKVTNVSNIKHEDLKIRQDDVSKLLTDVHIMRGKQEGMDSKLISMKHENKALWREVASLRQKHAQQQKVVNKLIQFLISLVQSNRVLGMKRKIPLMLNDSSSAHSMPKYSRQYSLEPLQGSPAFSPTSQSYTGANLFSDSSVNCGPIISDVTDLPQLSPSASPNDQTEDDSTSPAVLIKEEPLSPDVELIAVDETPVSPTTFIDSLLEDSEASGASAGSSSAPARDGERCLSLACVDNLRRSPQMSEVTCVFPSPSSSLHLGPEQGNDLSEHLETIDSNLENLQTILTGQSISFDSSPLFDLFASSLSSTDFNLPDLDTSLAGIQELLTQDQKFIDTAANSSDTGKQLVQYTAQPVFLLDPSSADEGSADLPNLFELDDDNSYFGAGDDSEDPTISLLSNTTYQSKTKDP
- the LOC121313710 gene encoding heat shock factor protein 1-like isoform X5, which codes for MASFVRQLNMYGFRKVVHIEQGGLVKPEKDDTEFQHAYFIRGQELLLENIKRKVTNVSNIKHEDLKIRQDDVSKLLTDVHIMRGKQEGMDSKLISMKHENKALWREVASLRQKHAQQQKVVNKLIQFLISLVQSNRVLGMKRKIPLMLNDSSSAHSMPKYSRQYSLEPLQGSPAFSPTSQSYTGANLFSDSSVNCGPIISDVTDLPQLSPSASPNDQTEDDSTSPAVLIKEEPLSPDVELIAVDETPVSPTTFIDSLLEDSEASGASAGSSSAPARDGERCLSLACVDNLRRSPQMSEVTCVFPSPSSSLHLGPEQGNDLSEHLETIDSNLENLQTILTGQSISFDSSPLFDLFASSLSSTDFNLPDLDTSLAGIQELLTQDQKFIDTAANSSDTGKQLVQYTAQPVFLLDPSSADEGSADLPNLFELDDDNSYFGAGDDSEDPTISLLSNTTYQSKTKDP
- the LOC121313710 gene encoding heat shock factor protein 1-like isoform X3, producing MDMDLQSGGAGPVSGGILGSGSNVPAFLTKLWTLVEDPDTDPLICWSPSGNSFHVFDQGRFAKEVLPKYFKHNNMASFVRQLNMYGFRKVVHIEQGGLVKPEKDDTEFQHAYFIRGQELLLENIKRKVTNVSNIKHEDLKIRQDDVSKLLTDVHIMRGKQEGMDSKLISMKHENKALWREVASLRQKHAQQQKVVNKLIQFLISLVQSNRVLGMKRKIPLMLNDSSSAHSMPKYSRQYSLEPLQGSPAFSPTSQSYTGANLFSDSSVNCGPIISDVTDLPQLSPSASPNDQTEDDSTSPAVLIKEEPLSPDVELIAVDETPVSPTTFIDSLLEDSEASGASAGSSSAPARDGERCLSLACVDKNDLSEHLETIDSNLENLQTILTGQSISFDSSPLFDLFASSLSSTDFNLPDLDTSLAGIQELLTQDQKFIDTAANSSDTGKQLVQYTAQPVFLLDPSSADEGSADLPNLFELDDDNSYFGAGDDSEDPTISLLSNTTYQSKTKDP